In Sulfitobacter albidus, the following proteins share a genomic window:
- a CDS encoding acetyl-CoA C-acetyltransferase, with translation MTNVVIASAARTAVGSFGGSFATTPAHDLGAAMLKEIVARAGIDAADVSETILGQVLTAAQGQNPARQAHVNAGLPIESAAWGINQVCGSGLRAVALGAQHIQLGDANIVAAGGQESMTLSPHAQAMRAGQKMGDMKLVDTMIKDGLWDAFNGYHMGQTAENVADKWQITRDQQDEFAVASQNKAEAAQKAGKFDDEIFAYTVKGRKGDTIVDKDEYIRHGATMEAMQKLRPAFTKDGSVTAANASGLNDGAAGALLMSAEEAERRGIEPLARIASYATAGLDPSIMGVGPIYASRKALEKAGWKPEDLDLVEANEAFAAQACAVNKDMGWDPAIVNVNGGAIAIGHPIGASGARILNTLLFEMKRRGAKKGLATLCIGGGMGVAMCLERP, from the coding sequence ATGACCAACGTTGTAATCGCTTCCGCCGCCCGCACGGCCGTGGGCAGCTTTGGCGGCTCGTTTGCCACCACGCCCGCCCACGACCTTGGCGCTGCCATGCTCAAGGAAATCGTCGCGCGCGCGGGCATTGACGCCGCCGACGTGTCGGAAACGATCCTGGGTCAGGTGCTGACCGCCGCACAGGGGCAGAACCCTGCGCGTCAGGCGCATGTGAACGCCGGGCTGCCCATCGAATCGGCGGCCTGGGGCATCAATCAGGTGTGCGGTTCGGGTCTGCGGGCCGTGGCTTTGGGCGCGCAGCACATCCAGCTGGGCGACGCCAATATCGTCGCCGCGGGTGGTCAGGAAAGCATGACGCTGTCGCCGCACGCGCAGGCGATGCGCGCCGGTCAAAAGATGGGCGATATGAAGCTTGTCGATACGATGATCAAGGACGGCCTGTGGGATGCGTTCAACGGCTATCACATGGGCCAGACCGCCGAAAACGTGGCCGACAAATGGCAGATCACCCGCGACCAGCAGGATGAATTCGCCGTCGCCTCGCAGAACAAGGCCGAAGCCGCGCAGAAGGCGGGCAAGTTCGACGACGAGATTTTTGCCTACACCGTGAAGGGCCGCAAGGGCGACACAATCGTCGACAAGGACGAATACATCCGCCACGGCGCCACCATGGAAGCGATGCAGAAACTGCGCCCCGCCTTTACCAAGGATGGATCGGTCACGGCGGCCAATGCCTCTGGCCTCAACGACGGCGCCGCCGGTGCCTTGTTGATGAGCGCCGAGGAAGCCGAGCGGCGCGGCATCGAGCCGCTGGCGCGCATCGCCTCTTACGCCACTGCGGGTCTTGATCCGTCGATCATGGGCGTGGGCCCGATCTATGCCAGCCGCAAGGCGCTGGAAAAAGCGGGCTGGAAGCCCGAGGATCTGGATCTGGTCGAGGCCAACGAGGCCTTTGCCGCGCAGGCCTGTGCCGTAAACAAGGACATGGGTTGGGATCCGGCAATCGTGAACGTGAACGGTGGCGCCATCGCCATCGGCCACCCCATCGGCGCCTCCGGCGCGCGCATCCTCAACACGCTCCTGTTCGAGATGAAGCGGCGCGGCGCGAAAAAAGGCCTCGCCACACTGTGCATCGGCGGCGGTATGGGTGTTGCCATGTGCCTCGAACGGCCTTAA
- a CDS encoding transcriptional regulator GcvA, producing MSNRLPPLTALRAFDAAARHMSFAKAAAELNVTPAALSFQIKSLEEHLGAPLFRRLNRAVELTEAGSALAQGAAEGFQTLATAWRAAQRTQDTQTLTVTAGPAFTAKWLAPRLFEFAQAHPEIELRFAASLHRMDFGRDNVDVAIRFGRGSDPGLYVMPLAEEWIMPVMTPELAARYPTPEALRDAPIIFDDSISFLDPPVDWGAWFAAMGVDFAPVTGPRFSQADHAIDAALAGVGVVLGRRALVVKDLDDGRLVAPFPTALLTGARFRYLCPEGQETRPQIAAFRDWILREIDKTAHITDALTLIPAATE from the coding sequence ATGAGCAACCGTCTGCCCCCTTTGACCGCCCTGCGGGCCTTTGACGCCGCCGCGCGGCATATGTCGTTCGCCAAAGCGGCGGCGGAGTTGAATGTGACGCCCGCCGCCCTGTCGTTTCAGATCAAATCCCTTGAGGAGCATCTGGGCGCGCCGCTGTTCCGCCGCCTGAACCGCGCGGTTGAGCTGACGGAGGCGGGCAGCGCACTGGCGCAGGGGGCGGCGGAGGGGTTTCAGACGTTGGCAACCGCGTGGCGGGCGGCGCAGCGCACACAGGATACGCAGACGCTGACGGTGACGGCGGGGCCTGCCTTCACCGCGAAATGGCTGGCGCCGCGCCTCTTTGAGTTCGCGCAGGCGCACCCGGAGATTGAGCTGCGCTTTGCCGCGTCGCTGCACCGGATGGATTTCGGGCGCGACAATGTAGACGTGGCAATCCGGTTCGGGCGCGGCAGCGATCCGGGCTTGTACGTGATGCCGCTGGCGGAAGAATGGATCATGCCGGTGATGACGCCCGAGCTGGCCGCGCGCTATCCCACGCCGGAGGCGCTGCGCGACGCGCCGATCATCTTTGACGATTCGATCAGTTTTCTGGATCCGCCGGTGGATTGGGGCGCGTGGTTTGCCGCGATGGGCGTTGATTTTGCGCCGGTGACCGGGCCGCGATTCAGCCAGGCGGATCACGCCATTGATGCGGCCCTTGCGGGCGTGGGCGTGGTGCTGGGACGGCGCGCGCTGGTGGTCAAGGATCTGGACGACGGGCGGCTGGTGGCGCCCTTTCCCACCGCGCTGCTGACCGGCGCGCGATTTCGGTATCTGTGCCCTGAGGGGCAAGAGACCAGGCCACAGATCGCGGCCTTTCGCGATTGGATCCTGCGCGAGATTGACAAGACGGCGCATATCACCGACGCCCTGACGCTGATCCCCGCCGCGACGGAGTAG
- the yddG gene encoding aromatic amino acid exporter YddG produces MKRATAIGFIAVLLWALLALFTVGSAPVPPLLLNAMSFGIGGVVGLIWAAVTGSWGQMARVPLRVYVFGTLGLFAYHLLYFSALRLAPPAEAGLIAYLWPLLIVVFSGLLPSERLRAGHVIGAVLGFAGAALIIARGGLGLSAQALPGYGLALLAAFTWASYSVLSRLVGDAPTASVTVFCLGTAALSLPLHFAFEETVLPATTLGWTSVAGLGLGPVGLAFYVWDIGCKRGDIQLLGTSSYAAPLLSTLALIAAGVATPSMTLLWAALLITGGAVIAARASGSRG; encoded by the coding sequence TTGAAACGTGCCACCGCCATCGGATTTATCGCCGTGCTGCTTTGGGCGCTGCTGGCGCTGTTCACCGTAGGCTCCGCCCCGGTGCCGCCACTGCTGCTGAATGCGATGAGTTTCGGGATCGGGGGTGTGGTCGGCCTGATCTGGGCGGCGGTCACGGGGTCGTGGGGGCAAATGGCGCGGGTGCCGCTGCGGGTCTATGTCTTTGGCACGCTGGGGCTTTTTGCCTATCATTTACTGTATTTCTCGGCCCTGCGGCTGGCGCCCCCGGCGGAGGCCGGGTTGATCGCCTATCTCTGGCCGTTGCTGATCGTCGTCTTCTCGGGCCTGCTGCCGTCCGAGCGGTTGCGCGCGGGGCATGTGATCGGCGCGGTGCTGGGGTTTGCGGGCGCCGCCTTGATCATCGCGCGCGGCGGTCTGGGGCTGAGCGCGCAGGCGCTGCCGGGCTACGGGCTGGCGCTGCTGGCGGCGTTCACCTGGGCCAGCTATTCGGTGCTGTCGCGGCTGGTGGGCGACGCGCCTACGGCCAGTGTCACCGTGTTCTGTCTGGGTACGGCCGCGCTATCGCTGCCGCTGCATTTCGCGTTTGAGGAGACGGTGCTGCCCGCCACGACGCTGGGCTGGACCTCTGTTGCCGGTCTGGGCCTCGGCCCGGTGGGGCTCGCGTTCTATGTCTGGGATATCGGCTGTAAGCGCGGTGATATTCAGCTGCTCGGCACGTCGTCCTACGCCGCGCCCTTGTTGTCCACGCTGGCCTTGATCGCGGCCGGGGTGGCCACCCCCAGCATGACACTGCTGTGGGCGGCGCTGTTGATTACTGGCGGGGCGGTCATCGCCGCGCGGGCCAGCGGATCGCGGGGGTGA
- a CDS encoding YdcH family protein gives MTMNSHLEALKKKHHDMDEAIEAAQRAPGVDGLEVATMKKQKMRLKEEITRLSR, from the coding sequence ATGACAATGAACAGTCACCTTGAGGCGTTGAAGAAAAAACATCATGACATGGATGAGGCGATTGAGGCCGCGCAGCGCGCACCCGGCGTAGACGGGTTGGAAGTTGCCACGATGAAGAAACAAAAGATGCGGCTGAAGGAAGAGATCACGCGCCTGTCGCGCTGA
- a CDS encoding DUF2007 domain-containing protein: MKELLRSTDPTIIAFASALLEGEDIACFQMDVNMSILEGGIGIFPRRLMVRTDDLDAAQRVMHDNEIPLGL, encoded by the coding sequence ATGAAAGAACTTCTGCGCAGCACCGATCCGACCATTATCGCTTTCGCCTCGGCCCTGCTTGAAGGCGAGGATATAGCTTGCTTTCAGATGGACGTAAATATGAGCATCCTCGAAGGGGGCATCGGGATTTTTCCGCGCCGTCTGATGGTGCGCACGGATGATCTGGACGCGGCACAGCGCGTCATGCACGACAACGAGATCCCGCTGGGATTGTGA
- the phbB gene encoding acetoacetyl-CoA reductase — MSRVALVTGGSRGIGAAISKKLKADGYTVAATYAGNDEAAAAFTDETGIKTYKWNVADYDSSKDGIAQVEADLGPIEVVVANAGITRDAPFHKMTPEQWHQVIDTNLTGVFNTIHPIWPGMRERKFGRIVVISSINGQKGQFAQVNYAATKAGDLGIVKSLAQEGARANITANAICPGYIGTDMVMAVPEKVRESIIAQIPAGRLGEPEEIARAVSFLVADDAGFINGSTISANGAQFFV, encoded by the coding sequence ATGTCGCGAGTCGCACTTGTCACCGGAGGCAGCCGCGGGATCGGCGCTGCCATCTCAAAGAAACTCAAGGCTGACGGCTATACCGTTGCCGCCACCTATGCGGGCAACGACGAGGCCGCCGCCGCCTTTACCGACGAGACCGGGATCAAGACCTACAAGTGGAACGTCGCCGATTACGACAGCTCCAAGGACGGGATCGCGCAGGTCGAGGCGGATCTGGGCCCGATCGAGGTCGTTGTCGCGAATGCCGGCATCACCCGTGACGCGCCGTTCCACAAGATGACGCCAGAGCAGTGGCATCAGGTCATCGACACCAACCTCACCGGCGTGTTCAACACGATCCACCCGATCTGGCCCGGCATGCGCGAGCGTAAGTTCGGGCGCATCGTCGTGATCTCCTCGATCAACGGTCAGAAGGGCCAGTTCGCGCAGGTGAACTACGCCGCGACCAAGGCGGGCGATCTGGGCATCGTGAAATCGCTGGCGCAGGAAGGCGCGCGCGCCAATATCACCGCCAACGCGATCTGCCCCGGCTACATCGGCACCGACATGGTCATGGCCGTGCCCGAGAAGGTGCGCGAGAGCATCATCGCGCAGATCCCGGCGGGCCGTCTGGGCGAGCCCGAGGAAATCGCGCGGGCGGTGTCGTTCTTGGTGGCCGACGACGCGGGCTTTATCAACGGCTCGACAATTTCGGCGAACGGCGCGCAATTCTTCGTGTAA
- a CDS encoding tRNA1(Val) (adenine(37)-N6)-methyltransferase, which yields MVSAADVTVDDFLGGRVRLIQPRKGYRAGIDPVLLQASVDARAGQRVLELGCGAGAAIVCLNARIPGLTLTGVEREPLYADLARRNCAALEVVEADLADLPLCIRQRQFDHVIANPPYWSRSASVPGQDSAKEAAFDERTPLRLWVEVAARRLAPKGLMHFIHRAERLPDLIRALPHDMGSIEVLPIAARTGRAPHRIILRARKSGRGDFRLHPALILHEGDSHTDGDRYTAPVRAALREGAALEF from the coding sequence ATTGTGAGCGCGGCTGACGTCACCGTCGATGATTTCCTTGGGGGGCGCGTGCGCCTGATCCAGCCGCGCAAGGGCTACCGCGCGGGCATCGATCCGGTGCTGTTGCAGGCGAGCGTTGACGCGCGCGCGGGTCAGCGCGTGCTGGAGCTTGGCTGCGGGGCAGGGGCCGCCATCGTGTGCCTCAACGCGCGCATACCGGGGCTGACCCTCACCGGGGTGGAGCGGGAGCCGCTCTACGCCGATCTTGCCCGCCGCAACTGTGCCGCGCTTGAGGTGGTCGAGGCCGATCTGGCCGATCTGCCGCTCTGCATCCGCCAGCGCCAATTCGACCACGTCATCGCCAACCCGCCCTATTGGTCGCGCAGCGCCTCCGTGCCCGGCCAAGACAGCGCCAAAGAGGCCGCCTTTGACGAGCGGACGCCGCTGCGCTTGTGGGTCGAGGTTGCGGCGCGGCGCCTCGCGCCGAAGGGGCTGATGCATTTCATCCACCGGGCCGAGCGTCTGCCCGATCTGATCCGCGCCCTGCCGCATGACATGGGCAGTATCGAAGTGTTGCCCATCGCGGCGCGCACGGGCCGCGCCCCGCACCGGATCATCCTGCGCGCGCGCAAATCGGGGCGCGGCGATTTCCGCCTGCATCCCGCGCTGATCCTGCACGAGGGCGACAGCCACACCGACGGTGACCGCTATACCGCGCCCGTACGCGCGGCCCTGCGCGAAGGCGCCGCGCTGGAATTCTAG